TCCATTCGCATGATCCACTTTAGGTGATCTTCGATATAGGGTCACGCGATGGTTAATCGAAGGATCGGCGCGGCCACCGTCGCCGTGCTGACCGGCACCACCGCGCTGGCGGTCGGCTCCGCCGCCCCGGCGCTCGCCGGCACCAGCCCGGTCATCGCCGTCGAGTCGGTCGGCGACATCCTCGTCGACGGCGCCCACCAGCGGGTCTTCATCAGCGACCCGGACGGTGGCAAGGTCGTCGCGACCGACTACAGCGGGAACGAGCTCGGCAGCGCACCGGTGAGCGACGCGCGCGATCTGGCTCTCGCCCCGGACTCGTCGCGGCTCTACGTGACCTCGGCGCGCGAGTCGGCGGTCTTCGCGCTGGACACCAGCACGCTGGCCCAGGACGCGAAGTACTCCACCGGCGACGTCGCGCCGCAGGACGTGGCCGTCGCCGGGGACCGGATCTGGTTCTCCTACCTCGATGGCGCCGGCGCGCTGGGCACCATCGACGTGTCCACCGAGACGCCGACCGTGCTGCTGGACCGGTACCGGACCGGGACCTCGGCCGCGGAACTGGCCACCGCGTCCGCCAAGCCCAACCGGATCGGCCTGGCCTCGACGGACAAGACCGCCGTCCTGGACGTGTCCGGGGACGCCGCCACCGAGGTGGCGGCCGCCGACGGCAACAGCGGCAAGATCGTCGACATGGCGATCTCGCCGGACGGCGAGCGGATCGCCGCGGCCCGCGAGGGCGACCAGGCGATCACCCTGCGCGATGTCGGTGACCTGGGTGTGTCGCGGTACCTGCGGTACGAGCAGTTCGCGAACGCCGTCGACTTCGCCGCCGACGGGTCGGTCGCCGGCGGCGCCCACGGCGTGCTGGCCCCGAACCTGTACGTCTTCACCAGGTCCGACGAGCTGATCACCTCGCTCACGTCGCCGAACGACGGGCGCGGCGTGGACCGGGCCGTGGCCTGGGAACCGAACGGTGACCGGCTGTTCGCCATCTCGGCCAACGGCACCGTGTTCCGGTTCAACGCCTACTCGGACACCAAGCAGGCGCCGACGACGGTGACCCTCGCCGGTCGGCCGAGCGTGGTGCCGGGCGAGCCCGTCACCCTCACCGGCAAGCTCGCGTCGTCGGTGCCAGCGGCCGCCGGCAGCACTGTCACGATCACCCGGGACGGCGCCTCGCTGGGCACCGTGGAGATCGGCGCCGGCGGCTCGTTCTCGGTCACCGACACCCCGCCGGCCGGCGGCACGGTGACCTACCAGGTCTCGTACGCCGGTGACGACTCCCACTTGCCGTCGACCGCGAGCACCTCGGTCCGGGTCGAACGGGCCGCGTCGACGGTGACCCTCTGGGGCCCGTCGACGGTGATCCCCGGTGCGCCGGTCACCGTCACCGGCCGGCTGACGTCGCAGGGTCACTCGCACGCCGGCGACTCGCTCGCGGTCTCCCGCGCCGGGCTGCCGCTGGGCACCGTCACCGTCGACGCCGACCAGAACTTCTCCTTCACCGGCACCGCGCCGGACGCCGAGGGCACCTGGGCCTACGAGTTCACCTACGCCGGAAGCGACACCCTGCTGCCGGGCAGCGCGACGGCGCCGGTGGTGGTCTCCCGGACCGCGTCCACCCTGACGCTCGCCGGGCCGTCCTCGGCGACCCGGGCCAAGCCGCTCACCATCACCGGCACCCTGGCCTCGCCGCTGGCCCTGCCCGCCGGCACCACGGTGTCGATCACCCGGATCGACCTGGAGCACCCGGCAGGCACGTCGCTGGGCACCGCGCCGGTCGCCGCCAACGGGTCGTTCTCGGTCACCGACACCCCGCCGGCCGGCGGCACGGTGACCTATCGGGCCGCCTACGCGGGCGACCGGACGCACACCCCGGCGACGGCGACGAAGGCCGTCGCGGTGTCCCGGACCACGCCGTCCGTGACGCTGACCAACGGCGGCAAGGTCTACGACTACGGCCGGACGGTGTCCTTCACCGCGCACCTCGGCGCCACCTACCAGAACCGGACCGTGGAGATCTGGGCCGACCCGAGCGGCGCCGACCAGGCCAAGGTGCTGGTCAAGCGCGGCACCGTGAACGGCTCCGGCAACGTCACGGCGAGCGTCCGGCTGACCCGGGACACCACGGTCTCCGCGGTGTTCACCGGCGACGCCCGGACCGCGCCGCGGACCGTGACGGCGACGGTCGGCACCCGGGTCAGCCTCACGCTGAAGGTGTCCCGGC
This window of the Actinoplanes oblitus genome carries:
- a CDS encoding Ig-like domain repeat protein, with protein sequence MVNRRIGAATVAVLTGTTALAVGSAAPALAGTSPVIAVESVGDILVDGAHQRVFISDPDGGKVVATDYSGNELGSAPVSDARDLALAPDSSRLYVTSARESAVFALDTSTLAQDAKYSTGDVAPQDVAVAGDRIWFSYLDGAGALGTIDVSTETPTVLLDRYRTGTSAAELATASAKPNRIGLASTDKTAVLDVSGDAATEVAAADGNSGKIVDMAISPDGERIAAAREGDQAITLRDVGDLGVSRYLRYEQFANAVDFAADGSVAGGAHGVLAPNLYVFTRSDELITSLTSPNDGRGVDRAVAWEPNGDRLFAISANGTVFRFNAYSDTKQAPTTVTLAGRPSVVPGEPVTLTGKLASSVPAAAGSTVTITRDGASLGTVEIGAGGSFSVTDTPPAGGTVTYQVSYAGDDSHLPSTASTSVRVERAASTVTLWGPSTVIPGAPVTVTGRLTSQGHSHAGDSLAVSRAGLPLGTVTVDADQNFSFTGTAPDAEGTWAYEFTYAGSDTLLPGSATAPVVVSRTASTLTLAGPSSATRAKPLTITGTLASPLALPAGTTVSITRIDLEHPAGTSLGTAPVAANGSFSVTDTPPAGGTVTYRAAYAGDRTHTPATATKAVAVSRTTPSVTLTNGGKVYDYGRTVSFTAHLGATYQNRTVEIWADPSGADQAKVLVKRGTVNGSGNVTASVRLTRDTTVSAVFTGDARTAPRTVTATVGTRVSLTLKVSRHYKTGKIGGTKYRYFHVTTDARFTTSMTGGATRKVYVSLQSYAKGKWRTMDTGYFDATDALYLNGKNLAGVRLRVRTAYVRGLSGDSLNATTWTPYQYFTFTK